In Amblyraja radiata isolate CabotCenter1 chromosome 15, sAmbRad1.1.pri, whole genome shotgun sequence, the genomic window AACTGGTTTTCAGGTTTACCATCAGGCAACTTGTATCGTTTGAACCAGTCAACGGAGGCGGCAAGATATCCCGGTTTCAGCCTTTCCACATCATCGATATCTGGTTGCGAAAAATCAAAAAGTGCGGTAATTTGGATCTTTCTCTGGGTGGCACCATCatcaaagtttaaaataaaagatTTAACGTCTCCTAACGTAAAGATAACCAATGATCCCCATCACTGTGAACAACCGTGACGAAGACTATTTTATAAATgggaagagaatccagaaatcggaggtgcaaatggacttggaagtgctggtgcaggattcccaaaaagccaACTTGCAAGTGGAATTGGTaggaaagaaagcaaactcaatgctggcaattatttcaagaggagtggaatacaaaaacagggatgtaatgctgaggctctataaggcgctgataaggccgtatttggagtattgcgagcaattatgggcgccatatctgaggaaggatgtgctggctctgggacTTTAGGACTttggagttacagcgtggaaacaggtccttcggcccaccgagtccagcaatcaccccgcacacttacactatcctcctacacacactagggataatttatcattttactgaagccaattaacctgcaaacctgcagtcttttggagtgtgggaggaaaccagagcacccggagaaaacccacgcagtcacagggagaacggacatacagacagcagccgaggtcaggatcgaacagaaaagtaggtgcaggagtaggccattcggccctttgagccagcaacccCATTCAATAtgcccatggctgatcatccagaatctgtaccccgttcctgctttctccccatatcccttgatttcgttagccccaagagctaaatctaactctctcttgaatacacccagtgaattgggctccactgccttccgtggcagagatggtaaagaacccgggtctctggcgctgtgaggcagcaactctaccgcgtcgCCCACCAGGAGTGCATGAGTTAGGCAGGTAAAAGCCCGCGTGAACTTACTATTAAATTGATCTGCCTCAGGATCTTTGATATCAATGGCAATAATTTTCCAGTCGGTTTCACCTTCATCAATCAAAGCCAGAGTCCCCAGAACTTTAACCTGGATCACCTCACCTCTTGTGCACACCTGAGAACAAACAAATGGAACAAAACCAAAAGCATTCAATCGTCCCAGGCTGTGTCTAGGAGCCGACCTTTCACTGTCAAGACAAGCAAATCTCAAAAGAGAGGctgggatggagtggatgtggagaggatgtttccactcgtgggagagcccaggaccagagggcacagccttggaataaaaggacattcttttagaaaaaggggatgaggaggaattgttctttgagccagagagtggtgaatctgtggaattcatttccacagatggctgttgaggccaagtcattgggtatttttaaagcagagattgacaaattctttattagtaatgggcctgtcccacttaggcgatctttTTAGGCGACAGCCGAAAAAAatgtcaacacgttgaaaattattCGGATACAGTGCCAACAAtttaactaagttacagagataggttgaataagttaggtctttattctctggagcgcagaaggttaaggggggacttgatagaggtctttaaaatgatgagagggatagacagagttgatgtgatcaagcttttccctttgagaatagggaagattcaaaccagaggacatgacttcagaattaagggacagaagtttaggggtaacatgagggggaactactttactcagagagtggtagcggtgtggaatgagcttccagtggaagtggtggcagcaggttcgttggtatcatttaagaataaattggataggcatatggatgagaagggaatggagggttatggtatgagtgcaggcaggtgggactaagggaaaaaaaaaattgttcggcgcggacttgtagggccgagatggcctgtttccgtgctgtaattgttatatggttatatggttaatttgggctgtcataggttgtcaagtcaagtttattcgtcacatacacatacgagatgtgcagtgaaattaaaagtggcaatgctcgcggactttgtgcaaaaagacaaacagacaacagtcataggtgctgttgtagattgttgccaggttaacgtaggttgtcgccaggtgacgtaggttgtcgctggtgctgactttggtgaattccattgtcctagccgctggcagtcgcctaaaagaaATCGCCTAAGCGGGAGAGGCCCATAAGGGTGTTTAAAATTATGGGcaatctctccctcccatcccctcacctcaccttaaacgtatgaccAATGGCTCTAGATTCCCCTACTGGGCAAAAGACTAAAGCggttacccaatctatttctcccaTTCCTCTGAAGAGTCAGACTTTGCTGGAGGAAGACATCTTGTGGAATGTCTGATTTGCCAAACCTTCACACTCACTTTATTTATCCTGGCGCCTGCACTCGCATCCCAGGCTGTGgtgcgtttaagaaagaactgcagatgctgggaaaatcgaaggtagacaaaatatgctggagaaactcagcgggtgaggcagcatctatggagcgaaggaataggtgacgtttcgggtcaagacccttcttcagacgggaaaaagaaaggaagtaggcggagacagtaggactggtgggagaactgggaaggtgggagggagaaagcaagggctatctgaaattagaggtcaatgttggggtaaactacccaagcaaaatatgaggtgctgttcctccaatttgcgctgggcctgactctggcaatggcggaggcccaagacagaaaggtcagattgggaatgggagggggtgttgaagtgctgagcaaccgggcgatcaggttggttaagacgcgaacccggtgggccgaaggtgttGTGtcgacactgtatctctaaactaaactgtaatgtTCGAGGATAGTCAGGGATACACTTGGAACAGTAAGTTGCAAGTGACGACCTTCAAGTGACTGAACCGAATAGAGGTAAAAGACTTCACAGGTAACTGTCCCTTCACACATATTTTAAcagaaggtagactcaaaatggtggagtaactcagcgggataggcagcatttctggagagaaggaatgggtgacccttcctatccccagaaatgctgcctgtcccactgagttcctccagcatcttgtgtctatcttccttcatGCACATTTTAACAGAAGATATTTTCTAAACACCAGCTGAAAGCTGCCATACTTTGGTTCCGATTTCACAGACATCAATAGGATCATTGTCTCCAACATATCCAGTCAATTCATCGGTGTGCTTGGGGTCTTCCCATGTCTGGAGAGAGAAAAGCAAAGCAGGAGTTACAGGGAAAGTACTGGTTTAACTATTCAGTCTACAGTAttcaccaagttcaagttcaagttcaagttcaactgagtttattgtcatgtgtccctgataggccaatgaaattcttgctttgcttcagcacacagaacatagtaggcatttactacaaaacagatcagtgtgtccatatactataatataaatatatacacacatgaataaataaaatgatagtgcaaataacagataattggttattaataatcagttttgtccgagccaggtttaatagcctgatggctgtggggaaatagctattcctgaacccggTTGTTGcagtctcaggctcctgtaccttctacctgaaggtagcagggaggtgagtgtgtggccaggatgttgtgggtctttgatgatactgccagcctttttgaggcagcgactgcgataaatcccctcgatggaaggaaggtcagagccgatgatggactggattGACCacaactagagtgcggtcctgaactactatccacctcattggagaccctcggactatttttgatcggactttaccagctttgtcttgcactaaacgttattcatgttattcccgttATCACGtatctctgtacactgtggatgggtcgaatgtaatcatgtgttgtcttttcactgactggataacacgcaacaaaggttcactgtaccttggcacacttgacaataaactcaactcaaaccaaGACACataaattagttttagttttagtattAAAGATATGGTGTGAaaacatacccttcggcccaccgagtccaccctgacTACGatcaccatacactagttctatcccacacacgaggcacattttatagaagccaattaaactgcaagcctgcacgtctttggaacgtgaccCAGATTcaagcctgactacgggtgctgactgtgcggagtttgcatgttctccccgtgactgcatgggttttctccgggagctctggttttcctcccgcactccaaagacgtatatctgtttgttggctaattggcttggtaaaattctaaattgttcctagtgtgtttaggatagtgctagtgtagggggatctctggtcgacacggactcggtgggccgaagggcctgttgctgcgctGCATCTCGACACGGAGATAAACTAAAAAGCTATTACTTGTCCCCTTGTCCCTCACCCGAAGATGCTGGGCCTGACTTCTAACCTACTggcctttaaatgactcccacGTCAGATGAAGACTGATCCAATAACAGTGGCCGCCAAGTGACCCTCACCAGCTCCGGCCTTACACTGTTGTAATCAGCCTTTCCCCAACTTAGCACTTTGCCTCAGAGTTCCTATCTAAAAATCAAAACCTCTAATAATAGGAACAATAACGGAAGCGAGGAAATGCATTTCAAGTGGTAATAGGATATCACCAATAAACGAGAATGTAACACGGGCACAATCGTATCAGTATTTACATGGATGTTATACATTTTTAAGATAGCAATATTTTCCCACCCCTTTCAGCTGCTGTctcaaattgccagagacccgagtttgatcctgaccctgggtgctgtctgggtggaatttgcacatttagtttagagatacagcacaaaaacaggcccttcggcccaccaagtccgcgccgaccagcgatccccgcacactaacacaatccacacacacactagggacaatttcacattcataccaagccaattaactcctgcacctatttttctatgtttctaaaacattggaACAGAtataaggataggacaggtttcgagggatatggccaaatgcaggcaggtggaacataTAATATAGATGGGTAGGGCATGTggttcggcgtgggcaagttgggctgaagggcatgtttttccacgctgtatgactaaacCATTGCAGTACCTACATCAAAGTGAAGAGCTGACTCATCTGAATCAAGTCAAATGTAGCTATTTGCACGTGCAAGAACAATTTAATCGCACTCACCTGCGGCAGGGCACCGTAATTCCAAATATATCCCTTATAAGGGAAAATATTTGCCACAAATCGCAGGTTCCCCTTTTTAATGTCTTGCTTAATGGGATTCAAGGGTTCCATTGTTGCAATCTGAAAACAGAAGTTTGGTGAAGAAACATTGTCCGTTGTCCGACGCCAGCAACGGCAGCTGACGTGCCGGTTAACAGCAGGCACTAGACACGAGGGAAATCCGGCACGTCCCCAGAGACGGTCACCAATTAACACAGAAGCACCACGGAGAGCATTCTATTGTATTCACCTCGCATCGCAGCTTGCCATGGCAACAAACAAAAAATACCTCGTAAATCTGCTTTAAACCTACCTGTTCCATCTCAATGCCATGCACTCTATATGGAGAAACCATGGAGTGCAGATGCTGactaatacacaaaagaacacaaagtgctggagtaactcagcgggtcagacagcatctctggaaacataaatagatttaaaaaagacaatatttttgtctttgcggtgtgtgtgtgtataaacacacacatgtatatatcttcacacactcacacacgcgcgcatgtaggaaggaactgttgatttgttggtttaaacctaagatagacacaaaagactggagtaactcaggggggcaggcagcatctctagagagaaggaatgagtgacgttttgtgtcgagacccttctttagtctccagagatgctgcctggcccgctgagttactccagttttttgtgccggttttttaccagcatctgcagttccatcgtacacataaataaattcttcctctcctcccttctaAAGGCACACCCTTTTattcctctggtcctggactttcccactagactctcccaccccaGGCAGGACTCTCTGGCCTGGCAAGGATCCAGTTTCACTAGTAATAGAGCCACCTGCCAATGCAAGGGTCAGGATATCACACTTTAGTTTATTTAGATTAGAGGTACagcggtggaaacaggcccttcggcccgcccatCAGCAATCCCCCCTAcacgagggacgatttacaatccttagaaaagccaattaacttacagacctgtacgtctttggagtgtgggagggaaccggaggacCCCGGGAAAAACCAAGcgggtcacggggtgaacatacaaactccgtagacagtacccgtagtcaggattgaacccgggtctctggcgctgtaaggcaggccgctgcgccaccgtgccgactgtTTGGCCAGGGTTCAGCTTCATTGGCAAGCAGTTCGTTGGGGATTGGTTGGCTTGCCTTTGGCAAGCGACTTTACAATCAGAAACAATAGCAAACACCAGCAATCACGGTTGGCTGGCTGCCTGGACATTCCAGCCTGAGGCTGAAGTTCACTTGCAAATCCTCTAACCTCGTCTACTGTATTCGTTGCTCAGGATGTGGAGTCTTATGCATCGGTGAGGCCAAACATAGACTGGACAATCGTTTCGATAAACacttttgctcagtccgcctagacatacctgatctcctggttgctagacactttaattccctcccattcccacgctgacctttctgtcctgggtctcctccgttatcagagtgaggctaaacgctaattggaggaacagcacctcgtatttcgcttgggcagcttagaggtatgaatattgttttctctaccttcaagtaacccctgcattccctccttctccatcgctcccccacccgaatcgcaccagcttctcgtttacacCCAACAGCtaaaaaaggcctgtttcctttatcgtccttacttttttgcatatctttcattcattgttctttatctctctacgtcatcgtctatatctctcgtttccctttcctgtgactttccatctgaaggagggtctcgacccgaaacgtcacccattccttctctccagagatgctatctgccccgctgagttactccagctttttgtgtctatcttcggtttaaaccagcatctgcagttccttcctacacgctccCATTAGTTTTCTCCGAAACTAATCATAGACCAACAGATCCTCCCCTCTCCTAAACCACAACCTCCCTGCTGTAATATGTGAAGAGCATTTCTGTGTAATCCTAAACCACAACCTCCCTGCTGTAATATGTGAGGAGCATTTCTGTGTAAACCATTAATCCCAGATGTCAAATCAAGAAATTAACTTAGATTATGAAGCCATGTGGGGAAAATGACGTTGAGGAAAAGCTAAACTTCATCTACATCAGGGATACATAGATTCTTGACTGGTATGGATGTcacaggttatgaggagaaggcaggagagtggggttgagaggggaagctagatcagccatgattgaatggcggagcagacttgatgagccgaatggcctaattctgcttctatcacgtaTGAATTTATCAAACAGAAGGCGGTGAAAGACAACTTCAACCATCAGAACCCAGACACCATTTTAAGGCATGCAAGTATCCAGCAATTTGCTGTTTTTCCCCCCTCaattccagctccccccccccccccccccccccagctacaatcagtctgaacaagggtcccatcccgaaatgtcacctgtccatttttctccggagatgctgcctgacccgctgagttactccatcattttgtgtctatcttcagtcgataccagcatctgcagttcctttttacatttACCCATCAACTAGCTTTTATGGTCAGCTGCACATAGAAATTTGGAATTTGAAAATGCCGCCAATGCCGAGCGACTCGTGTACATTGTCTCAGTGGACTACGTCTAGACACTTTGTACTCAGTCTGAacgagggtcccgacctgaaacttcatccattccttctctgttgtctgtctgtcccgctgtcttgttgatgctgtctgtctcgctgagttactccagcattttttgtctatcttcagtttaaaccagcagctgcagttccctcctacttcATTAAAGGCTTGGGCCTAGATATTGTAATACTTTGCTAAATTaccccagcattgtgtgtgtgtatcattTGTATAACATTACGAGGTTCAAATATAATGAGGTCCACCATCTTTTGCCCAGGGAGGAGAAGCAAAAAGCtaaagcagatgctgatttaaaaccTGCTTCTGGTGAGTAGAGAACAAATTATTGAGAACCTGTGGGCCAGCTTcttcacaaagagggtggtgaTTGTATGGCACGAGCCAGAAGAAGTGGTTGAGACATGTAGAATTACAACGTTCaagatatttggatagatatTTACATAGATAGGAATGGCTTAATGGAATagggtccaaatgcaggcaaatgggactagcatagatggataTCTTAGTTTGCATTGAAGAGTTGGGCCCAAGGGTCTATTTATGTGCTGCACTAGTCTTCAGTTCCTATGTCAATATAGGTCCACTACCGATGTTCCGGCTACTGGTGGTTCAGCACCTCATTTAATCTGGACCCCCCCTCCACCTTTCCGGGAAGTTCCCCTGAAAAcgtggcgcctaggccgggtgaggctgcCGATATCGACCTCATCCGAACTTCAGCGCTGTTCGGCGGTTCGAATTTGCCAGctgtggccggggctctggaactacggcccggccagagccggcagatccgttcccatcgcCGACATTGCGGGTCTGTATCTCGGCCCCCCTCTGTTGGCCCGGCAAGACGGATAATAAATGGcaaagctctggaaccaagggggccggaaaatcagtggtggacctgtaacaCACTCAATACAACTTTAGAGTGTTAAAGAATAGCTTGAAATGAGAACAAATGGCAAGTTATTTAAAAACCAAATGACATATTAATGGACAAAAATGTAGAATTACCTCCATCTTGGCATTGGTCCAACGAGGAACTTCAACAACCATGTTAAACACATTCTGCAGGGGAATTCACAGTTAAGTATTAGCGAACACAATTTATTAGAGACCCACCATTTTGCCTGCTGACACATACACATACTTAAACAGGTACCAAAGGTCAGAGTAATCACAGCAATAAATGAATGGTACTATTTCTTTAAGATTAGCTATGAAGTAACTATGCAATGAACTATCAAAGCAACGCCTTTAGCTGGGAAGCAACACGATTGCAAAATGTCTGCAAATGAAACCATATTTAAGGGTTGCAGATTATAACAGCACTTGTCGActcaagctgaagaagggtccagacccaaaacgtcattacCAACCATCCTGCCAACAAGatgggagagcagtcctgagctactacccACTACATTGGAGACCTTTAGACAATCTTTAACCGGACTTTACTCTGTGTTAATTCACTAACACTTGAAGCAAAACAGCCATATAGGCTCAAACAGGAAGGAAacattttgggtctcgacccaaaacgtcgcctattccttttctccagagatgctgtcattctaccgttgctccataaagagtgtcctgacacatggcatcctggtATGGTATAGCAACAGTTCTACGGATGACAAGACgactctgcagagagtcatcaacacagcccagaagatcaccaacacacacctgcctgccctggaagagatcgatagctctcgttgcctgcggaaggcatcacacatcctaaaggactcatctcaacccgcacatcacttgtttgcccttttGCTCTAaggaaagcgttacaggtccatcaaatcacacaccacaagattaacaaacagtttctaccccaaggccatcaccactctgaactgaacacacagcccccagagccaatattttgtactgccacaacactaCACTGAAATATTGCCCATTATGACGACGTTTTCTTGCCGTTTTGTtattcgttattatttatctgatacgttagagttccgctcgggcagtgcgcctgaaattttgttgtatatATTTACAATGACAGTaaattgtattattattattattatcacctgcagggttactgcagcattttatgtctatctatggaaacaaacccttcgaccTAATTTGTTCCTGtcgaccaagattccccatctatactagtctcacATGCTCacttttggcccgtatccctctaaatctttcctatcccaaGTAGTCTTGACCTATTATCTGCCTTATtatccttcaaactatctttcattgcactttatcttgcactaaatgtgatttcctttatcatgtatctgtaaactgtggatggcACAATTGTGCTCAGCTACTGTttatccgctgactggttggcacgcaacaaaaaagcttttcactgtacctcggtaaacgcaactataaactaatctaaacgttctccggagatgctgcctgacccgctgagctactccagcactcaatCCTCAGCACTCAAGCCTTTGCAGTCCGGTTTACGAATCTTTATACAAGTTGGATGTAACAAATCGGGGACAGGAACAAAATAGAGGTTCAATTCTGGCCTCCAGCCCCCATCTGTGGAGTTTACCCCACTTTTCCAGTGACTGCACGGGTTTACCCGCGTGCTCAGGTTTCTTCTCGCATCCCGGAGGCACGATGGAAGGTTTGTTACAGGGCTAGATTATGCTGCTGGAAGTGTCTGGTGGGGAAAGAAAAAAATCAGATGGTACTAATGGGCACACGAGGGAGAAAAGTGTAAGGTGAATGAAGCACGGAATGGGATTGCTCAGCGACCCAGCACAGGCTGAATGACCTTCTACATTTCTTGTGGAAACGTATCAACTtcctaaaggattggacaggctagatgcaggaaaaatg contains:
- the ppa1 gene encoding inorganic pyrophosphatase encodes the protein MYRVEERGLSNTTSYRLYLRNSQGQILSPFHDIPLWASESQNVFNMVVEVPRWTNAKMEIATMEPLNPIKQDIKKGNLRFVANIFPYKGYIWNYGALPQTWEDPKHTDELTGYVGDNDPIDVCEIGTKVCTRGEVIQVKVLGTLALIDEGETDWKIIAIDIKDPEADQFNNIDDVERLKPGYLAASVDWFKRYKLPDGKPENQFAFNAEFKDKDFAMKVIKSTHAFWKALIMKQSPTKGINCTNTTVSGSPSLCSEPDAATLLNKLPEFGMGDSTAANLDLWWYGKKN